One Molothrus ater isolate BHLD 08-10-18 breed brown headed cowbird chromosome 4, BPBGC_Mater_1.1, whole genome shotgun sequence genomic window carries:
- the LOC118686235 gene encoding UDP-glucuronosyltransferase 2C1-like isoform X2 — protein sequence MLGPKFPWLLWAYTCCCSTVFCGRVVVWPTDASHWINVKVLLQELVLRGHEVTVLVPSSNLLINYQDTSSPFTFEVLQVPFSQETLDALMEDFLNFWMNEAFNLFPWEIMWTMKEQLEAFTNMSKQTCDTLVMNSHLLAKLQQAKFDVLIADPLSVGGELVAEMLEIPFVYSFRFSEGNVIERLCGGLPSPPSYVPASTMGLTHHMSFVERLQNFLFYIFTDLFFMKFWRDEWDGYYSNVLGRPTTLCETMGKAEIWLIRTYWDFEFPRPFLPNFEFVGGLHCQPAKPLPKEMEEFVQSSGEHGVIVFTLGSMVHSLSDEKSNVIAKALSQLPQKVLWRYKGKKPETLGSNTRIFDWIPQNDLLGHPLTKAFITHGGTNGLYEAIYHGIPMVGIPMFADQHDNLAHMVAKGAAVQVDFNTMKTQDLVDALKTVIYNSTYKENALKLSKIQHDQPVKPLDRAVFWIEFVMRHKGAKHLRSAAHHLTWYQYHSLDVLAFLFTCTATIVFTLFKCCLCCCRRCGRIAKRKTE from the exons ATGTTGGGGCCAAAgttcccctggctgctctgggcctacacatgctgctgcagcactgtttTTTGTGGGAGGGTGGTGGTCTGGCCCACCGATGCCAGCCACTGGATCAATGTGAAAGTGCTTCTGCAAGAGCTCGTTCTCCGGGGTCATGAAGTGACTGTGCTGGTGCCCTCAAGCAATCTGCTCATCAACTACCAGGACACCTCCTCCCCTTTCACTTTTGAGGTCCTGCAAGTCCCCTTTAGCCAGGAGACCCTGGATGCCTTAATGGAAGACTTTCTCAATTTCTGGATGAATGAAGCCTTTAATCTCTTCCCCTGGGAGATCATGTGGACGATGAAAGAGCAATTGGAGGCCTTTACCAATATGTCAAAGCAGACCTGTGACACCTTGGTGATGAACTCTCACCTGctggcaaagctgcagcaggCCAAGTTTGATGTTCTGATCGCTGACCCCCTGTCTGTAGGTGGGGAGCTTGTAGCAGAAATGCTAGAGATCCCTTTTGTCTACAGCTTCCGCTTCTCAGAGGGGAATGTGATAGAGCGGCTGTGCGGTGGGCTCCCATCCCCACCTTCCTATGTGCCTGCCAGCACAATGGGGCTGACACACCACATGTCCTTTGTGGAAAGACTACAGAACTTcctcttttacattttcacggatttatttttcatgaagtTTTGGAGAGATGAATGGGATGGGTACTACAGTAATGTCTTAG GAAGGCCCACAACCCTGTGTGAGACGATGGGGAAAGCAGAGATTTGGTTAATCAGAACATACTGGGATTTTGAATTTCCACGTCCTTTCCTGCCAAACTTTGAGTTTGTTGGAGGACTTCATTGCCAGCCTGCAAAACCATTACCAAAG GAAATGGAAGAATTTGTTCAGAGCTCAGGGGAACATGGCGTCATCGTATTCACTCTTGGGTCAATGGTCCACAGCCTAAGTGATGAAAAAAGTAATGTGATTGCCAAAGCCCTCAGCCAGCTTCCACAGAAG GTCCTCTGGCGgtacaaagggaaaaaaccagaaACTCTGGGCTCCAACACCAGGATTTTTGACTGGATACCACAAAATGACCTGCTTG GCCATCCTTTGACAAAGGCCTTTATTACACATGGTGGGACCAATGGGCTCTATGAAGCCATCTACCACGGGATCCCAATGGTTGGGATTCCCATGTTTGCTGACCAGCATGACAACCTTGCTCACATGGTAGCAAAAGGAGCTGCAGTTCAGGTGGACTTCAACACAATGAAGACACAGGATCTGGTTGATGCCCTGAAGACAGTAATTTACAATTCCAC ctatAAGGAAAATGCTCTAAAGTTATCCAAGATACAGCATGACCAGCCTGTTAAGCCTCTGGACAGAGCTGTCTTCTGGATTGAATTTGTCATGCGTCACAAAGGAGCAAAGCACTTGAGATCAGCTGCTCACCATCTCACCTGGTACCAGTACCACTCTCTGGATGTTCTGGCATTCTTGTTCACCTGTACAGCCACTATTGTCTTCACTCTTTTCAAGTGCTGCCTATGTTGCTGTAGAAGATGTGGCAGGATTGCAAAGAGGAAGACAGAATAG